A window of Theropithecus gelada isolate Dixy chromosome 14, Tgel_1.0, whole genome shotgun sequence contains these coding sequences:
- the LOC112607413 gene encoding LOW QUALITY PROTEIN: olfactory receptor 52W1-like (The sequence of the model RefSeq protein was modified relative to this genomic sequence to represent the inferred CDS: deleted 2 bases in 1 codon), which translates to MTETLQLNSTFLHPTFFILTGFPGLGSAQTWLTLVFGPIYLLALLGNGALLAVVWIDSTLHQPMFLLLAMPAATDLGLATSIAPGLLAVLWLGPRSVPYAVCLVQMFFVHALTAMESGVLLAMAGDCAVAIGCPLHYPVLVTKAHVGYAALALALKAVAIVLPFPLLVAKFEHFQAKTIGHTYCAHMAVVELMVGNTRVNNLYGLALSLAISGMDILGITGSYGLIVHAVLQLPTREACAKAFGTCSSHICVILAFYIPGLFYLTHHFGHHAVPKPVHILLSNIYLLLPPALNLLIYGARTKQIRNQLLDTFTFRESPL; encoded by the exons ATGACAGAAACTCTACAACTCAATTCCACCTTCCTACACCCAACCTTCTTCATACTGACTGGCTTTCCAGGGCTAGGAAGTGCCCAGACTTGGCTGACACTGGTCTTTGGGCCCATTTATCTGCTGGCCCTGCTGGGCAATGGAGCACTGTTGGCAGTGGTGTGGATAGACTCCACACTACACCAGCCCATGTTTCTACTCTTGGCCATGCCAGCAGCCACAGACCTGGGCTTAGCCACATCTATAGCCCCAGGGTTACTGGCTGTGCTGTGGCTTGGGCCCCGATCTGTGCCATATGCTGTGTGCCTGGTCCAGATGTTCTTTGTACATGCACTGACTGCCATGGAATCAGGTGTGCTTTTGGCCATGGCCGGTGATTGTGCTGTGGCAATAGGGTGTCCACTGCACTACCCTGTCCTGGTCACCAAAGCCCATGTGGGTTATGCAGCCTTGGCACTGGCACTGAAAGCTGTGGCTATTGTTTTACCTTTCCCCCTGCTGGTGGCAAAGTTTGAGCACTTCCAAGCCAAGACCATAGGCCATACCTATTGTGCACACATGGCGGTGGTAGAACTGATGGTGGGTAACACACGGGTCAACAATTTATATGGTCTGGCACTTTCACTGGCCATCTCAGGTATGGATATTCTGGGTATCACTGGCTCCTATGGACTCATTGTCCATGCTGTGCTGCAGCTGCCTACCCGGGAGGCCTGTGCCAAGGCCTTTGGTACATGTAGTTCTCACATCTGTGTCATT CTGGCCTTCTACATACCTGGTCTCTTCTACCTCACACACCACTTTGGTCATCACGCTGTCCCAAAGCCTGTGCACATCCTTCTCTCCAACATCTACTTGCTGCTGCCACCTGCCCTCAACCTCCTCATCTATGGGGCCCGCACCAAGCAGATCAGGAACCAACTCCTGGACACCTTCACATTCAGAGAAAGCCCGTTGTAA